The Montipora capricornis isolate CH-2021 chromosome 3, ASM3666992v2, whole genome shotgun sequence genome includes the window GTTTACCAAAGCGAACAGCATTCTCCAAACTTCGCAGAAAATCTCGGTCACTAAGCTTGATGACATCAAGGCCAGCGTCTTTTTCCTGCAGCAAAAAAAGATTGCCGCACAAGATAACCGGAAAATGACTATGAAGCAACAAACCCTATATTCTACCCGTCAATTAAACGTAAAAGTTGGGGGACAGAAATAGAGAGGAGACAAGTAGAATAAAGAACAATTGAACATTTTCTCACTGAGGTACCACATCAACACCATTTTTTTTGCTACAGAGCAAGCAGAGCCGGATACGCAGGCCAGCCGCGGCAACAACattatcaaaatttaaaatcaatATACTGTGCAAAATCTCGATGTTTTTGCCTTTGCCGGGCTTTAAACATAATGCAACGCGCTTGTGAATACATTGCTATATGGACACACACACAGTGACGTACGGTTATGGACCTCTTCATCGTAAACATTTTGAAACGTGCGTCCTGTCTTGTGCTTGCGGAAAGGGTTTTTTGAGGTGACAGACACTACAAAACATGTATCGTGCATTGCGATACAACTTTTacattttttcaagtatttAACATATTCTTTTGGCATATCCCAGGACTCCATTTTGTTAATGATGAATTCCAGAGGCATCACTTTAAATAGTTCGCCTTTTGGACAGGCAAAGCgagaatattttaaagtttaCTTTAGCAACGAAGTCATCCTTCGCCTCACATTTTCTCATTTGTACCTTTTAATATTCGTTTAATTACACACATTCAAATAACAATACAGTCCGGCCGCAGCACCGTTTCATATCCTTGGACTAAACCAGTATGTTGTGCTGGTTACAAGAAATGTTCCAGTAAGGTACTTAGTCTGCCTGTAGTGACCATTTCTTCGTTTCAATGAATACACCTGCCAGGGCTAGCGCTAGCCCATTATGAATAAACGCCGTcaaacaatagaccttattcataaatggcggccaatttataattcttttgtcgaagtgcaaattagcctaccaagcctcgataccatacagtgaattgaaaagaattcttgctctaaaatgaggcttggtaggctaatttgcacgtggacaaaagaattataaatgtgaccgccatttatgaataaggtctatactcactaaaaattaaagtgtaatgTTACGAACGCAAAGATGTAAAATTACACATTCTCAATGTGTAAACTACTACACTAAAATGATCTTCTAAAATTACTCtaaattttgggtatttttactatttttaaaggataaaagTTAGTGCGTAATATCAAGGATAAAATTACACAGGTGAAAGTTTACTTTTACACCAATTTTAATAGTAACTGCCTGTTCATGGATTAATCTACACCACTTTATAGTGGTTTTTGTACATATAATATGTATGTAATATAATGTAATATACAAGTATCCTTGTGGGTAACTAAAATCCATGAGAAATTACTATAAACATTGCCTGTATTGCTTAAGGACATTCCAGATAAATAGCTATCCGTACGCTCACTAACGAAAATCAGTCCAATTCCAAGACGCTTGTAGAAACTACTCACCAAGTTCTTTATCCACTTATTAGCTTGTCCTTGTGGATCAATAAACAGTGGCCACCTCTGTGAAAACTGCACAATAACACCATTCTCTACGGACAGAGTATCTCGCGGTAAGCCAGCAATTTGCCAGTTGCGAATCTTGACAGGATCACCAAGAGTCACCACAAGATTGCAGTTATCCGAGTGAGGAATTTCTAAACCACGCAACTCTGTCAACCATTCTTCGACCAAAGATACGCGGTATTCTCCCTGGTGATTAAATAAGCAAGAAATATTTCGTACAATGAACACAGTGTACGATTCCcaagaaaatgttttgcaaCCTTAAAGGTATCCACGCTTTGATAGGACGACACCCCTTAGTGATAAGGCAACCGGCTTATAGCTACACTAGGCCTTTTCTTCCAGATGAAGGTTTTTCCGGATCATAGACAGTGGGAGCGCCGAAACTCATACTCCTTTGTTTCTAAAGCATACaacattgtttgtttgttatttatttgttgtaaCAGGTTgacgttttggcagctattcagctgatgtggacctcctatatccacccacccatatacacacagaggacagccacaacaccgggaacttcatcccgtactattctcgaatagtgtgtgggttctttaacgtcccacgggGAACTGTTGAACATgcaagatatttgtgagacgggacctacggtttatagtccttatccgagaagaattgaaagtctaaccattatAAAGGATGTAATTAtaaaggaagcactttctcctcagttatttaaagaccctgagtgttggtccggccggagtcgaactcacgacctcccgcatggtagcccggtgctcaaccaactgagccaccggttttgcatgttttaaatgaaagaaaggagCTAATACATAAGTTGAATATTACACTGTAGAAGAGGAGCTCCTTTTGGTTGTGACTTCAAGATTCTTTTACATattacaatacatacttacACAGCGAACAACAAACAGTCCTATATTTCTGTCACGGGGTTTTCACAgactgatttatttttagattgaattttccgggaatgagactcccacagaagcccgatgaccaatcacaagaaacaaaattgacGTCATGGCGTCACCAAACCAGAAATGCCTTTGTTTCTTGTTCTACGGTAAGCAATGCCTGTAGGGTGAACGTGGCTCTTTAAGTATCCCAAATGGCCGGAGGCAGAGCAGTTGGCTATTATAACGATCGAATTCAGCCAGAGGTCAGATCGGGTCTTGAACCatggatctccggatctcaaggcaagcaccctaaccccTGAGACCGCACTGCGTCCAAATTGGGATTTAATGTACTTTGCTGAAACCGGTAACGGGCATAAGGAAATTACCGCTATGGAAATTAGTACTGTTCTATAGTTAACAATTAGCTTATGAGATTTCTATGTGGTGATAGTTGATAAGGCCGAAGGCCAAATCAACTATCACTTCATAGAAATCGAGAGCAAaaaatctaattgttttagtggaattcttactaaaatttacttcaaatgaCGGTTTCCGattatttcttgacgtattgttaaactttgcgcctgaaaaagatcgctcggattgaattgccatttaaaatctaagttgtgcgcgcaagcgcatcagctttttcaataatttcaacttttttgaaagtaaagaaaccgtaaatgtccttcgtttagacttctcagaaatttaattacccattCGCATCCAACTTTTCCTCCacaactttggaaaaacgaaaaaaacgttatttccaagacgacctccagccagTGGAcactaatggctgatagtgttcaatggctcagccaatcagattacagcatttgcattagtatactagtagaattctactaattataattagtatataccaaaacagtggatagcgttgaaagcgcgcgctgattggctactcaaactccggatatcctttgctattcacctgcgagcaattcgcgcgggatttgcgcccaaaaatgttgtaatctttgcagaaataaatgaattaaaatcatctttttgctatattatctcaatgttttagtatatactaaaacaactattcacctcagtgtccaccactagccacctccacttcggtgaatagttgctaactaTCGAAACTATCATCATTATCACATCCGATAAACAACAGAtagttatcgtcatcatcactaTCGTTGTAATCACAGTCATCGtttttaacaatattatttccACCACATTCCGCTgatttattaaaaattattttgttgggTTTTTGGATGCGAGCTGAATTGGCATACCAAAATAGGTACAAACGAGGTTTAAACGTAACATTCGTTGTTGGTACTCATAGGTTCTCAAGCAGGAAGTCTTCCAACCTCCTTCCCAGGGTCTTGGGACCGAGGTAATTTGAACtaccaaattaaaataaaaaataaaaaaagtgggAGAGATGGATAATACGAGCGTGGAGGGTTTTGTCCAAGGGGCCCCATCTTTTATGCTAGATGAGAACATAGTGTTAAATTTAGAGAAATTAAAATGTCGAGATTTTTATCGGCTCTTGAATTTTAAACCACACCAGTCAACTCCAGCTGGCTTACAGCGTTGGAGTAAAATACTTCAAATTGACAGTGCCTCATGGGGagaatgttttaagatgtcATATAAAACATGTAAGGAAACTAAGTTAacagaatttaaatttaaacttcttCACCAAATTGTAGTGAccaaaaaggaattgaaaagatttggaATTAAAAGTGAAAGTGACTGCTTGTATTGCGGTGAATCAGATTCCATAGACCACACTTTTCTTGACGGCCAATTTACCTCGTCTATTACTCGTCAAGTGGTGGAGTGGTTTAATGCCACAAACAATACCAGTTTCAATCCAGAACGTAAGGAAATAGTGTTTGGCTTGTTTAAGCAATGCCTTGCTGGGCATGGGGCTGTGAGAAAGTTTAACTATACTTTTTtatacatgatgtattacatttattcaaacaagctaaaagagagctcgattattttatctgaatttgttaataagattaattttaaatataaggttgagaaatttacacgatttaatttactttattcgccCTCCTTGATTAATCACTCAGTTCTCGTGCATGTCACATCATTAGTTGtattcgttttcttttctttttttttatatatgtatcttgtgcaatgtaaacttgttatgttaaataaattaaaaaaataaagaaataaataaaaaaataagaaaatacacTGAACCTCGTTACATCTTGCCGACACTTTCTTATAGTGCTTGAAATACAGGGAATTGCTATTTGTTAGGACTGGAAAGCGGATATTTCTACTTCCTCGTCGAAGCTCCCCAGATTCGATATAAGACTTACGAAAGGCTTAATATTTGTCTGTGCGAAATCTCATTGCAATaaagagtttaaaaaaagtttGTAGCAATCAGAAAATGAAGCAGGCCATACAACCAACTTCTACGGTGGAAAAAAGTATTTAGTCGAAGACATCACTTTTTACATTGCTCTCTGTAATGAGCCAATCTCCCAACATGAATATTTATCAGACTCTctcgttcttttgttttttgttttttattatctGTGAACAAAATGTTGGGGTACGAAACAACACAGATTGATCAAAACAGCTCCTTTATTCGCGAAATATAAGACATCCCTTTAATCGAGCTGCTCTCAATGATCGACTCTAAAACAAAGGGGACCCACGGATGTATCATGAGGGCACACATGTATCAGTTATTTTGCAAACATAGTAATGGAGGAACAATTTGTTCCAATCCGTTTTCTTAGCAACATTAGGCAGAACTAGAACGCaaaaaagataagaaaaaaacacaagcaAAGGTGACATGAACTTAAAACGCAAAAGCTATATTTCAGGTTGCAGAGAACATGAAAAGTGATGTTGACATTTATCAGGAAAAGTGATGAATCAGTGCGAGtatcacttcaatctttcaatttctttccTTCATCAGTCCTAACAAATGAGCAcaaaaattgacctgctcccaaatGAGGGGCTTCATAGTTcatttggtagagcattgcaccgacatcacggaggtcatgggttcaaatctccTTGCATGAAGTCACCTGagaattttcaggtgtctatacaAAACAATTACTTAAATTGATGATGATCACTTCAATTTTTCGTCTCCAACATGCACTTTCTTTCCATTCAGAGAACATGAACGTGACGTTGACTGATATTAATAGCTATCTATATGCTAATTACAATCATTACTGGATTGGCGAAATTCTAATCCTTAAAGCATGCAAATGACTAAGATATTTGCACTTCTCAAGTAGATCAAGGCTTTTGAGACTGAATAAGCGTCCATAGCAGACTCACGTCTGTAAACGCAAGGGTATAATTGTCTTTACAATCCATTAAGCTCTTTCCATAAATGGATCTGGCGCTCCACCATTTGGTGGTATAATTGTTTTACAAATGGCAAACGAAGTAAGGACGCCATCagatcatagttagtagaggggattATAAATCTATTACTGTGAgtgtaaacctttttttttgacGAATTTAATAAAAGGTTTCACTTTAACATATGCATTGCATTAATAATGGCAAAACAGAAACGTCGCGAACAATTGGACATATCTAACCAATTAAGAAATACTGATCCCACAGCATCTCATATTTGTTCGCATGTTGCGTTCAAAGGGCATCAATGTACCAGTTGCTCTGAGGTTACAGTTCTAACGAAGCTAAAAGAGAGACTGGTTAGGAGAGGTCGGGTAGACAACGTGCAGAGTACAATACCAAACGAGGAAGTATGCCTTAAAATAAGATCACGTTTTAATTCAAGAACAAGTTCCAACTTCCTGTCGTTTATTAATCGGAAGATAAAATCTCGATACTTTAATCAAATAGGTTCcatcgtaaaaaaaaattaatcaagAGTCTTCTACGGCTCCAAGAGCACTTTTTCCCCTATAGTCTTGCCAGCTTGAAGGTGATGATTCTTCTTGTATGCTTCGTGGAAGTAAAATCCTCTTAAAAGCTCTCCGAAAGTTTGGTAAACGCCAAGCGTACAAAAATGGATTCAGCGCAGAGGACAACAAAACGAAGATGAATTGAAGATCCCTCAAAACATGGATAGTAATGCAGTCACAAGACAAACAGAGATTCATTATGTAAATCATAACACAGGATGGAGTATAGCAAAAAAGGAAGATCCCTAACATCATCATAAGTGCCTGCGTTAAATTTTTCTCCCTGGAAGCCGCTCTGAGTCTTGCACGATTCTCCTCTGATTGTGAGCTCTGTCGTATTGTTTCCAATTCCGAAACCTGCGCTCGCATGTCTCGCAAAACCCGAGCGtatgtgaaaagaaaaatgattaaAGTCAAAGCTACAGCAGTGTTTGCAAACACAAAGGTATACCTCAAATAGCCAACTTTGAAGTAAACAAACGGCAATGAGCAAGATACAAACCAAATGGAACCTGTGATGAAAATGGCACGTTTAGTGCCGAACCTTGCTCGATACCGTAAAGGGTAGCTTATGGCTGTATAGCGATCCGCTGTCAAAGCAGCGAGGTTCAAAACTGACGCGGTGCAGGAGATAAAGTAAGACATGTGGATCAACCAAACAAATTGACCAATATCAAGAGAAAGGCCTTCGCGAAAGTGAATCAACACAGATATCGGCTCAGTGATCACGCCCACAATCAAGTCTGATACGGCCAGATTCACAACGAAGAAAGTGAAAGGCGTCTTGAGACTTTTATGGGGATCCTTGAAGACAGCAAAGCAGACTAAAAAGTTGCCTGGAATTGTCATTAGGGCAAGGAGCAGAGACAAACTTGCCGTTATGAAGGAAAGAGGTACTGGCGCTCGTACGCTGGCACATGAATTTTCAGCACCAGCCATCCTTCGGTAACTCCACTTTGGTCCTTGCTGAATTATTGTCTTCCTTCCGATTCCAAAGAAAGAGACCAGATGCTTCAACCAAAAAGTAATTATCAGCACGTCAGTAGAAAACAAGAAGCTCGTCGATGtggtttttctcaaattgttaGGCCTAGCAGGGCTTCGACGTCACATCTGCAGCTGCTTAAGTACGGACCCGACGTTTTCAATATGACACTTTTCTAAAGGTTCGAACTTCAAAACCATGTGGTTTCAAGACCTGTGAATCTCATTGAAAATTCGCTGGGAATCCGTGATCGCGTGCGTTATATAGCACGACGTTTTCACCTGCTACCAGATTGAAACCCGCGTTAACACTAGTCCTGTCATTTTCCTTTTATGGCCACGCAAACAAATCGCTGACAAGGTTGTTTGATATTTTACTTTGACGGAAATAACGTGTGTTATTGAGCCAAAGCAATTGTTTTGGACTAAGCCCTACATCAACCAAAATAATCATGAACGCCTTTGGCGATCAAATGAAACAAAGTAATTTCAGGACATATTTTCTCCATATGAGCCGTCATAGAAGTTACTTTTTATGGTTGACTGGCAATAttgacaaaaagcaaaaaaaaagcgGAGGTTGGTTTTATCCCTAAAACAGGGCATTCATATTCTGTggctttttaatttcacacatgacctcaaatttgcaCTCTTAATTTGAAGTGCGGTAATACACTTCAACTTAATGACATAAATTGACTACAAACGCAGCCTTGGGAAACTTGAAGGTAATGGTACCAGTTTTGAAATATATGTAGTGTAAAAGCAAAGACGAAGGAAAAATGAAAGCTAATCAAAACAGAGTAACCTGTGTTGAACATGcaaaaaagaagtcaaaactgaaattgTAAGCCACTTCTACAAAGCAGAAAAGCTCTTGTTCTACTTCTTAAAAAGAAGGATTTTTCGGTTGAAAACGTTAAAAATGAACTGATTAAAAAACGGAAATGAAATCATTCTTTCGTATTAAAGAAACGCGTATAATTTAAATTCGATTAGCCCGGGAAAGCTTTCATTGGTTTGACAAACGACTTTTGGGTCTGAATCCTGAATAAAATTTACACATGCACGTGTCCAAAAACATACAAAACTTCCTCCTTAAAATAACATAGCACGATGGCGAAAAAtataaaagacaaacaaaaatgaCAAACATAAATGTAACTTGTACGGAGTGAAATGGGCAAAAGTGCGTGCTTCTTTGGGGCACCAAACTATGAACTGTCGCATTCAACTCGAAAGTAAAAATTTCACGGTCCCCATATCCATCAGGATGGAAACCTTCAATGTTTTCGTTCATATCCAATTTTGCCTGAGGCTCGTAACGTATTTTCGAGGTTTCATTTGTCACAAACGTGCTTAAAAGGAAGTGACGCTAACGGCGCCGGCGCTAGATCAGATAAGGAGATGCAagcaataacaaaagaaaaagtctCCATGAGACGGGAAGACATTCTTAGCTACAGTAGGTCAtcaacttcatatttatgaggCCAGAAATCATCAAAGAACAGTGTATCTCGCGATAAGCCAGCAATTTGACAGTTACGAATATTCACACCTGAAGATTGCAGTAAGAAATTTTAGACCCCGTGAGTTAGTCAAGTTAGTCaaccaaccctaaccctaaagaCACGCGGTATTCTCCCTGGATAttaaatgaatttttaaaatagtaTAGAAATATTTTGCACAATGAACAGTGCGCGGTTCACAAGAAAACGTTTTGAAACTTGTTTCGTCACCCTATAGCGATAGGGCAACTGGCTTACACAAGGTGTGATAATCAACATACAGtcagtcatcatcatcatggtcGCCACTATCGTTATCATCACCTGTGATCGCAATCATCGTCGATACGACTATTACTGACTCACACCACAAAAAAACATTAGCTCCGCTAATCTGAAAAGAAGCTTAACTGGAATCCAACACAAGATGTCGTCCTGATTTCATCGGTAAATTTgaaccaaaagaaaagaaacgaaaattaAATAAGATATGCAATGCACCATGTTGTTTCTTGCCAACACTTTCTGACAGCGCTTGAACTACAGAGAATTGCCATTGTTGAAACTTGAAAGCGGATATTATCATTGTCTTTCTCGGCTAAGCCTACATAATAAAAGGCTTAGCAGGGGGTTTAATACTCTTCAGTATGCAATCTGACTACGATAAAAAAGTATGATCAAAAAATTAAGTACGCCATAAAACCCACTCCTACGGTGGGAAAAAAAGTTGTAGTTAAACACATCATTTTTCAAATTGTTCCTTGGAACCAATCATGAATAAATCAAATTCATTTGCATGTAATCATGTCAGAGTTTTCGGATCCTTCCTCAGCGACACAAAAGACATCCTTTTCACCAAATTGCATTGCTCTAAATGATTCGGCTAAACTCCAAAATGAAGGGGTTCCACGGATGCATCAGGTACGCATGTAGTTAGTGTTTTCACGAGCATATTATATAATTGCCCATGAACAATTAATTCCAATCCGTTTCTTTTAGCAGCACTAGAACGCTAGAAAGATAAAAAGCCAAAGTTCACGCAAAGTGTGTTATCTGTTGGGTTGCCTGTAGCTTCAAGTAAAGAGTATTACGGAAGAGGCTTTGGGAAAGCAGCACAGTTGGCTATCTCTCAAAAGGAGGTTGGACATTTcctaacaattacacgacgcaatatcccatctttATATTACAAACTTACCgctgtaaaaaaatgaaaacaggcagaattgaAGCTTTAGTTCAATAAGAAATAGCATTTCTGAGCTTAGCCCCGCTAAtttacagtatttaggtctaaaaaccactttgaaaacggttagctttcagttgCTTTGCTGGGTACCACTATGTCcatactctaaaaatccgactTTTtcaggagcttgtctcgttagtctagtggatatcggaagcTGTATTAAGAACCCATCGATCCGGCTTCGACATTCTGCTTTGCCTATCCAGAGTCTTCTCTGCATGTTTCAAAATGTTTGCTactttgaagtagatttgaagtttgaagtagattgtacgtcgtgcaAGTTGAATaaaagaatgaagggggtagtttgtaaagaaactgtggtgctgcgtcggtggggaagtagtatacaaaaatttggttttatcaacggagtcgataacgtaaattggccaccgtacagagatccTAAAAGctgaatctctgtacggtggccaatttacattatcaactccgttgataaaaccaaatttttgtaagtcGAATAAAAGAAGCAAATGGCGACGGGGATGAAAAGCAGTTGACAACAGATTCCAAGCGGGCACAGATACTGAAAGATGACGGTAAACAtcgaaatttggaaacaataCCCCGTTTTGAACCTTGTTGAATTATTGTCTTCCTTCCGATTCCAAAGAAAGAGAGCAGATACTTCAACCAGAAAGTACATGAATTATCAGTACGTCAGTTTAAAACAAGAAGCTCGTCGATGTGGCTTTTCCTCAAATTGTTTGTGAGTTGGAATTGACGTTTTAACTATAACAAGCAAGGAAATTGATGTGTAACCTTGTGAAGAGGGATAAATTCTAAAAGGGATTCGAGGTCACGTAACATCAGGAGCCGCTTAAATACAGAAACAAGTTCATGAATGATAtcgttttttaaaaatgaaggtttttcacaaattagTAAGGTTCCAGCTTAAGAAAAAGCTTGAAGCAGTTTTTGAATCTTAATGAAAAATCGCCGGGAATCTTTGACCGTGAGAGTTAGGCACGACATTTTCACCTGCTTCCAGAGTTGAATCGAACTGTCACTTCCTGTTTGGTCACAAAAAAATCGCAGAAAAGATTGTTTAAGTCATTTTTCGGCCTACGCTCAAGATCAGCCAAAATAAAGGCGTTTTAAATCCAAAAATGACCTCAACTTAATTAACTTGAAGATTAAGCGCGACTTAATGACATAAATTAACAACAAAAAACGCAGCCTTGGGAAACATGAATGTAATGGTACCAGGTTTCAAGTATATGTAGTGTCACTAAAGATGAAGGAAAAATGATAGGTAATTGAAAACAGAGTAAACTGTGTCAAACGTGCAGAAGAATAAGGAAGTCAAATTTGAGATTATGAGACACTTCCTTCGGGCAGAAAAACATTAATTCTGGTCAtgtctcacaaaaaaaaaaaaatttctcacTGAAAATGGTTAAAATAGACTGACTAAAAATGCAACTTGAGTAAAATAAGTCCTCATCTTAAAGAAACACGTAAGCAAAGCAAAGATTAAAATACGATTGGAGGGCCTTAGTCAGTTTGGCAAATGACTTTTGGGTCCGAAACATGAATCAATAAAATGGCAATTTACACATACACATGCCCAAGAACCATACAAACATCCCTCTTAAAATAACATTACCTAGCACGACGtcgaaaatataaaaaataaacgcAACTGCTTCACTGAACTTTAAATGTAACTTGTAAGTAAGAAATGGGCAAAAGAGCGTGCTTGTTTGAGACGCCAAGCTATCGACGGTCGCAATCAACAAGACAGTAAAAATCTTGCAATATTTATTGCAAATTTCGGGTAgcggcatcgtttgaagaagCACTGAGACGAAAGAACAATATAcgccattcatatgcaaatcaTGAAGTGGCAGGGTACTTTGCAGTTTAGCTGTAAATTTCATAGGTCCTCACATCCGTTAGGATGGAAACCTTAATTGCTTTCTTGTCTGAGGCTCGTAACCTCTGCTCGGGTTTCATTGGGCACAAACGTGCTTAAAACGGCTGTGACGCTGAAGGCACCGCCGCCAGATCAAATGTGGAGGTGCAAGCAGTAAAAAAAGAACAGTCTTAATGAGACAGGAAAACAATCCTAGCTAGGTCGTCAAGTTCATAGTTATGAGGCTAGAAactctaaaaataataataattttttccacaaaaagcgAAAGAAATAAATGTAACAAAATTGGAACATTTCCAAGAGGAAACAAAAATATACTCATCTACGGGACTACAGTTGATAATTAGTAAAAGCTACCCAAAACTTTCAACACTAAAATGTGGCAAGTTTAAAATTACTGAAAAATTATGATTGGGAAAAGCAAAGATTTTGGGAAACTCAAACGACAACGAAACGGAGCGCAAACTTCTTCCTaggcttctctcgaggctttcgTCGctcaaatttctcaaatttcgtcgcctcttctctcgtgatctttcctgctctttatccctttgctcgtcactaatagtaaaaactctttttcaaaagtgacgaAGGTCTGTGATATAAACGCGGGCTGCACAAATGTTTCCCGCCAATACAATTCGCCCACCCGTGCCTTAAAGCTGCATTCGCGAGGCTCCTCTCCCTTccctttctttgtctcacatccccctcccccagaGTCTGTAAGGACGGACGTAGGCTCGATCAATAACGTGACAGGTGCCTGGAGCCCCGCTATAACCCAACATCATAACACTTTAACTATCACTTTCTCGTGAAATAAACTGGGATATAAATGAGACTCCGTGAGGGCCGATGATTGTAATCACTTTTCTGTCAAAAtataagaaaaaggaaaaaaactcaCAGTAAAGGTTCCAAGGTAAGCGATGACCCCTGACGAAATCATGACATCACCAACGATATTGACAATCTGAGCATCGAACTCAAGCACTGATTCATGCCAGCGGACTTTTTCGTCACTAAGCCCACCAATCAACTGCATGACAGAaaagaatgggaaaaaaattaagaaactcATCTACTAAAGGGAAAAGGGGAGacattttaatttaaataaacCCGGCTCGTTCCAAACAGAGAAAATAAGCTAACTGCAATGCTTCCTAGTTAATTGATATAGTTGTTTTCGTTGCTGGACACTTGAAAATAGTTATCCTGTCCTGTGGATTAGTTTCGAATTATTGCGCAATTAAGAACAAAAGATCAGAGTTAATGTTCAGAGGAGCAAAGGAAAATGTCAACAACTCCCTCGAATCTGCTCATGGGTTCTTGCAtaattcaaaaccagcctaTTTGGTTCCAGTTACCTCTCCATCTGGAAACATGAATTAAGTAACCGAATTCTGTGAACGTAAGACT containing:
- the LOC138043163 gene encoding adrenocorticotropic hormone receptor-like, which codes for MAGAENSCASVRAPVPLSFITASLSLLLALMTIPGNFLVCFAVFKDPHKSLKTPFTFFVVNLAVSDLIVGVITEPISVLIHFREGLSLDIGQFVWLIHMSYFISCTASVLNLAALTADRYTAISYPLRYRARFGTKRAIFITGSIWFVSCSLPFVYFKVGYLRYTFVFANTAVALTLIIFLFTYARVLRDMRAQVSELETIRQSSQSEENRARLRAASREKNLTQALMMMLGIFLFCYTPSCVMIYIMNLCLSCDCITIHVLRDLQFIFVLLSSALNPFLYAWRLPNFRRAFKRILLPRSIQEESSPSSWQDYRGKSALGAVEDS